A region from the candidate division WOR-3 bacterium genome encodes:
- the ricT gene encoding regulatory iron-sulfur-containing complex subunit RicT, protein SFMRDLQPIALRMARRQNLFVEPAKISGLCGKLLCCLNFEEESYRQGLAELPKVGATLRTSRGIGKVVGVEVLSRRVRVRYDDQVEQFIVFKDGMAKEEELSESSGALRVESGMKSLGTQGPSGSVFEPLNRETTEPCSVSERTIGRPRSTRHG, encoded by the coding sequence AGTTTCATGCGGGACCTGCAGCCAATTGCCTTGCGGATGGCAAGACGGCAGAACCTTTTCGTCGAGCCGGCCAAGATATCCGGCCTGTGCGGCAAACTCCTGTGTTGTCTGAATTTTGAAGAAGAGAGCTACCGCCAGGGTCTAGCTGAACTACCAAAGGTCGGTGCCACGCTCAGGACTAGTCGAGGTATAGGTAAAGTTGTCGGTGTTGAGGTATTGTCGCGCCGGGTAAGGGTACGTTACGATGACCAGGTTGAACAATTTATTGTCTTTAAGGACGGCATGGCGAAGGAGGAGGAGTTGTCAGAATCGTCCGGCGCTCTGCGGGTGGAATCAGGAATGAAGAGTCTAGGGACCCAGGGGCCCAGCGGCTCTGTCTTCGAACCCCTCAACCGTGAGACGACCGAACCCTGTTCTGTCAGCGAAAGGACTATCGGTAGACCGAGGAGTACAAGACATGGCTGA